From Alteromonas sp. RKMC-009, one genomic window encodes:
- a CDS encoding Grx4 family monothiol glutaredoxin — translation MENSTESTVDRIKQQIGENPILLYMKGSPKLPSCGFSAQAVQALMSCGEPFAYVDILQNPDIRAELPKYANWPTFPQLWVDGELVGGCDIIIEMFQQNELQPLIKDTAAKYKTEEE, via the coding sequence ATGGAAAACAGTACCGAATCAACCGTAGACAGAATTAAGCAGCAAATTGGCGAAAACCCAATTCTTTTATACATGAAGGGTTCTCCTAAACTGCCTAGTTGTGGTTTTTCTGCACAAGCCGTTCAGGCGCTGATGTCATGTGGTGAACCATTTGCATATGTGGATATTCTGCAAAATCCGGATATCCGTGCGGAATTACCTAAATACGCTAACTGGCCAACTTTCCCACAGCTATGGGTAGATGGCGAACTGGTTGGCGGTTGTGACATTATTATCGAAATGTTCCAGCAAAATGAATTACAACCTTTGATCAAAGACACTGCTGCAAAGTATAAAACTGAAGAAGAATAA
- the sodB gene encoding superoxide dismutase [Fe]: MAFELPPLPYEKNALEPHISAETLEYHYGKHHATYVTKLNGLVEGTDLESKDLEEIIKTSEGGVFNNAAQIWNHTFYWHCLSPNGGGEATGSVAEAIKAKWGSFEDFQAAFDDKAVNNFGSSWTWLVKTADGSLDIVNTSNAGTPITEEGVTPLLTVDLWEHAYYIDYRNARPKYLENFWKLVNWEFANENFAK, from the coding sequence ATGGCGTTTGAACTACCACCACTGCCGTACGAAAAAAATGCACTTGAACCGCACATTTCAGCAGAGACGCTGGAATACCACTACGGTAAGCACCACGCCACCTACGTAACTAAACTGAACGGTTTAGTGGAAGGCACAGACCTGGAAAGCAAAGATTTAGAAGAAATCATCAAAACTTCAGAAGGCGGTGTTTTCAATAACGCTGCTCAAATTTGGAACCACACGTTCTACTGGCACTGCCTGAGCCCAAATGGTGGCGGCGAAGCCACAGGTTCTGTTGCTGAAGCGATTAAAGCAAAATGGGGCTCATTCGAAGACTTCCAGGCTGCATTCGATGACAAAGCAGTAAATAACTTCGGTTCAAGCTGGACCTGGTTAGTGAAAACTGCTGATGGCTCTCTGGACATCGTAAACACCAGCAACGCAGGTACGCCAATTACTGAAGAAGGTGTAACACCTCTTTTAACAGTTGACCTGTGGGAACACGCTTACTACATCGACTACCGCAATGCCCGTCCTAAGTATCTGGAAAACTTCTGGAAACTGGTTAACTGGGAATTCGCGAACGAAAACTTCGCGAAGTAA
- a CDS encoding PrkA family serine protein kinase, with protein sequence MGIFEHYQQRYEERQQEEFTIQEFLDICKSDPTAYANSAERLLQAIGEPEMVDTSTDPALSRIFSNRVIARYPAFHEFYGMEEAIEQIVSYLKHAAQGLEEKKQILYLLGPVGGGKSSLAERLKELMQKVPIYMLKGSPTNDHPFSLFDLAEDGNILEKEYGIPKRYLKTIMSPWARKRLHEFGGDISKFKVVRVYPSVLDQVGIAKTEPGDENNQDISSLVGKVDIRRLEQFAQNDPDAYSYSGSLCKANQGLMEFVEMFKAPIKVLHPLLTATQEGNYNPTEGFSALPFDGLILAHSNESEWQSFRNNKNNEAFLDRVYIVKVPYCLRVSEEMRIYRKLLDSSELSGAPCAPDTLECLAQFTVLSRLKEPENSSVYSKMRVYDGESLKDTDPKAKSYQEYRDYAGVDEGMEGLSTRFAFKILSRVFNFDHQEVAANPVHLFYVLERQIEREQFPQDTADRYREYLKGYLIPRYVEFIGKEIQTAYLESYSEYGQNLFDRYVTYADFWIQDQEYRDPETGQLFDRSSLNAELEKTEKPAGISNPKDFRNEIVNFVLRARANNGGKNPAWTSYEKLRTVIEKKMFSNTEDLLPVISFNTKGSTEDKKKHDDFVNRMVEKGYTSKQVRLLCEWYLRVRKAS encoded by the coding sequence ATGGGTATTTTCGAGCATTACCAGCAACGTTACGAAGAGCGCCAACAAGAAGAATTCACCATCCAGGAATTTCTGGATATCTGTAAAAGCGACCCGACAGCCTATGCGAACTCCGCAGAAAGGTTGTTACAGGCAATAGGCGAGCCTGAAATGGTCGACACCTCTACTGACCCGGCACTCAGCCGCATTTTTTCGAACAGGGTCATTGCACGCTATCCGGCCTTCCATGAGTTTTACGGTATGGAAGAAGCGATAGAGCAAATTGTCTCTTATCTGAAGCATGCTGCTCAGGGCCTGGAAGAAAAGAAACAAATCTTATATCTGCTTGGTCCCGTCGGGGGCGGTAAATCCTCTCTTGCTGAACGGCTTAAAGAGCTGATGCAAAAAGTACCGATTTACATGCTCAAGGGCTCACCGACCAACGACCATCCGTTTTCACTGTTCGACCTTGCCGAAGATGGCAATATTCTGGAAAAAGAATACGGCATTCCAAAACGCTATCTCAAAACCATTATGTCACCCTGGGCCCGTAAGCGGTTGCATGAATTTGGTGGCGATATTTCTAAATTCAAAGTAGTGCGGGTTTATCCGTCTGTGCTCGATCAGGTGGGTATTGCTAAAACAGAACCCGGTGACGAAAACAATCAGGATATCTCATCACTGGTGGGCAAAGTGGATATCCGCCGTCTGGAACAATTCGCACAGAACGACCCGGACGCTTACAGCTATTCCGGTTCACTGTGTAAGGCTAACCAGGGCCTGATGGAATTCGTTGAAATGTTTAAAGCGCCAATTAAGGTGCTGCACCCGCTACTGACGGCCACACAAGAAGGCAACTATAACCCGACTGAAGGGTTTTCTGCCCTGCCCTTTGACGGCCTGATCCTTGCTCACTCCAACGAATCCGAGTGGCAGTCTTTCCGCAATAACAAGAACAACGAGGCATTTCTCGACCGCGTATACATTGTAAAAGTGCCCTACTGTTTACGGGTATCAGAAGAGATGCGGATATACCGCAAGCTGCTCGATAGCAGTGAGCTCAGCGGTGCGCCCTGTGCTCCGGACACGCTGGAGTGTCTGGCACAGTTCACAGTATTGTCCCGTCTTAAAGAGCCTGAAAACTCCAGTGTCTACTCTAAAATGCGGGTTTACGATGGTGAAAGCCTGAAAGATACCGATCCGAAAGCTAAGTCTTATCAGGAATACCGTGATTACGCCGGCGTAGATGAAGGTATGGAAGGGCTCTCTACCCGTTTCGCCTTTAAGATTTTATCCCGTGTGTTCAATTTCGACCATCAGGAAGTGGCAGCAAACCCGGTACACCTGTTCTATGTGCTTGAGCGGCAAATTGAGCGTGAGCAGTTCCCTCAGGATACGGCGGACAGATACCGCGAATATCTGAAGGGCTATCTTATTCCCCGCTATGTGGAATTCATCGGCAAAGAAATTCAGACAGCCTATCTGGAGTCCTATTCTGAATACGGCCAGAACCTGTTTGACCGTTATGTCACTTATGCTGACTTCTGGATTCAGGATCAGGAATACCGCGATCCGGAAACCGGTCAACTGTTTGACCGCAGCTCACTGAATGCCGAACTGGAAAAAACAGAAAAGCCGGCGGGTATCAGTAACCCTAAGGATTTCCGCAACGAAATTGTCAACTTTGTGTTGCGGGCCCGTGCTAATAACGGGGGCAAAAATCCAGCCTGGACGAGCTATGAAAAACTACGCACTGTGATTGAGAAGAAAATGTTCTCCAACACAGAAGACTTATTGCCAGTGATTTCTTTTAACACTAAAGGCTCCACTGAAGATAAGAAAAAACATGATGACTTCGTTAACCGTATGGTGGAGAAAGGCTATACCTCCAAACAAGTCAGATTGCTGTGCGAATGGTATCTGCGGGTACGCAAAGCGTCCTGA